Proteins co-encoded in one Macrobrachium nipponense isolate FS-2020 chromosome 24, ASM1510439v2, whole genome shotgun sequence genomic window:
- the LOC135205619 gene encoding tigger transposable element-derived protein 1-like — protein sequence MAPKRLLASKESESKRRKVVTIEKKLEVLNHYDRGEKTSVIVLATGLNESTLRTIRANADKIRASAVAGTSASSSQCSRARSLEMERMEKLLAQWIQHQNKDNVPLSMAIIQAKALSIHNDLVDEEEKDKVKNFNASAGWFARFKKRYGFHNLKMTGEAASADVEAAKTYPATLKMIIEEGGYTSKQIFNVDKTGLYWKKLPNRTYISVEETTAPRFKASKDRLTLMFGANAEGDCKLKPALIYHSENPRALKVRYKRQLLATKDLIFFLKIVNSNF from the coding sequence ATGGCACCCAAGCGTCTTCTTGCCTCAAAGGAGAGTGAATCAAAGAGAAGGAAAGTTGTGACCATAGAAAAGAAGTTAGAAGTATTGAATCACTATGATCGTGGTGAAAAAACTTCAGTAATAGTTCTCGCTACAGGTCTTAACGAGAGCACATTGAGGACCATAAGGGCGAATGCTGACAAAATCAGAGCTAGTGCTGTCGCTGGTACATCAGCTTCCTCCTCACAATGTTCCAGGGCAAGATCTTTAGAGATGGAGAGGATGGAGAAGTTATTGGCACAATGGATTCAACACCAGAACAAGGATAATGTCCCTCTCAGCATGGCTATTATACAGGCTAAAGCCTTGAGTATTCACAATGATCTGGTAGACGAGGAGGAGAAAGACAAAGTCAAGAACTTTAATGCAAGTGCTGGATGGTTCGCCAGGTTCAAAAAACGATATGGCTTTCACAATCTCAAGATGactggggaagcagcctctgccgATGTAGAAGCAGCCAAGACATATCCAGCTACCCTCAAGATGATCATCGAGGAAGGTGGCTACACATCTAAGCAGATTTTTAATGTAGACAAAACTGGTCTATATTGGAAGAAACTGCCTAACCGGACTTACATCTCGGTTGAAGAGACGACAGCACCTAGATTCAAGGCCTCAAAGGATCGACTCACTCTAATGTTTGGTGCCAATGCAGAGGGAGACTGTAAGCTGAAGCCTGCCCTCATCTATCACTCGGAAAATCCACGAGCATTGAAGGTAAGGTATAAACGTCAATTATTAGCCACAaaagatttgatattttttctcaaGATTGTAAACTCTAATTTTTAA